In a single window of the Phaeobacter sp. G2 genome:
- a CDS encoding MoxR family ATPase: MIQAQSIDHVQQMLTEQGYVCGRPLATIVFLSLKLGRPLFLEGEAGVGKTEIAKALAAAFGRRLIRLQCYEGLDASSAVYEWNFAAQMVAIRTAEAAGGADRATLQTELFSDEFLVERPLLEAMRPDENGPPVLLIDELDRTDEPFEAFLLEALSDFQVTIPELGTIKAPEPPIVVLTSNRTREVHDALKRRCLYHWVDYPDFAREVEILKARAPEASDQLSREVVAFVQTLRTEDLFKKPGVAETIDWANCLLALDVIDLSPEVIADTLGAILKYQDDISQLQGSEAKRILDQARASLDEA, from the coding sequence TTGATACAGGCGCAGTCCATTGATCACGTCCAGCAGATGCTGACAGAACAGGGCTATGTCTGTGGTCGTCCGCTGGCGACAATTGTGTTCTTGTCGCTGAAGCTGGGCCGCCCGCTGTTTCTGGAGGGCGAGGCCGGGGTCGGGAAGACCGAAATCGCCAAGGCCCTGGCGGCGGCCTTTGGGCGGCGGTTGATCCGGCTACAGTGCTACGAAGGGCTTGATGCCTCCTCCGCCGTGTATGAATGGAACTTTGCCGCCCAGATGGTGGCCATCCGTACCGCCGAGGCCGCAGGGGGCGCAGACCGCGCCACCCTGCAGACAGAACTGTTTTCCGATGAATTCCTGGTGGAACGGCCATTGCTGGAGGCCATGCGCCCGGATGAAAACGGCCCGCCGGTATTGCTGATTGATGAGCTGGACCGCACCGATGAACCCTTTGAGGCCTTTCTGTTGGAAGCGCTGTCGGATTTTCAGGTCACCATTCCTGAACTTGGCACCATCAAGGCGCCAGAGCCGCCCATCGTGGTGCTCACCTCCAACCGGACCCGCGAAGTGCACGACGCGCTAAAGCGGCGCTGCCTGTATCACTGGGTCGACTATCCGGATTTTGCCCGCGAGGTGGAGATCCTCAAGGCGCGCGCCCCCGAAGCCTCGGATCAGCTAAGCCGCGAGGTGGTGGCCTTTGTGCAAACATTGCGTACAGAGGATCTGTTCAAGAAACCCGGCGTGGCTGAAACCATTGACTGGGCTAACTGCCTGCTGGCGCTGGATGTCATTGATCTGTCGCCGGAGGTGATCGCCGATACCCTGGGGGCGATCCTGAAATATCAGGACGATATCTCGCAACTGCAGGGCTCAGAAGCCAAGCGCATTCTGGATCAGGCCCGTGCCAGCCTGGATGAGGCCTGA
- a CDS encoding VWA domain-containing protein, producing MAELPELSLPEDPKLAQNITHFARALRKAGLPIGPGRVVDAVEAVAAAGFTSRQDFYWTLHACFVSKPEHRVVFTQVFRLYWRDPRFLERMMAALLPAIKGVQEEQAAKPGEKRAAEALLDGANQDIDAPESVEDESTEIEIDAALTISSDERLRSLDFEQMSTDEVARAKKILAQISLPVQPMLSRRLMAAKQGDRADWRRTFREAARRGGDIQSIARAKRRHRWPNLVVICDISGSMSHYSRIVLHFLHAVANAKGAGWARVHGFTFGTRLTNITRHMATRDVDAALAAAGAEAQDWEGGTRIGACLHEFNRDWSRRVMGQGAVVLLITDGLDRDDPKALAHEMQRLHLSARRLIWLNPLLRWDGFAAKAQGIRAMLPHVDSFRAGHSIASLEDLAAVISRPEDSGEKARLLSQMGVQT from the coding sequence ATGGCAGAGTTGCCAGAGCTAAGCCTGCCGGAAGACCCCAAACTGGCGCAGAACATCACCCATTTTGCCCGCGCCCTGCGTAAGGCGGGGCTGCCAATCGGGCCGGGCCGGGTGGTTGATGCGGTGGAGGCGGTTGCGGCGGCGGGATTTACCTCGCGGCAGGATTTCTACTGGACGCTGCATGCCTGTTTTGTTTCCAAGCCCGAGCACCGTGTGGTGTTTACCCAGGTCTTTCGGCTCTACTGGCGCGACCCGCGGTTTCTGGAACGGATGATGGCGGCGCTTTTGCCGGCCATCAAGGGCGTGCAGGAGGAACAGGCGGCCAAGCCCGGTGAAAAACGCGCCGCCGAGGCCCTGCTGGATGGGGCAAACCAGGATATCGACGCTCCCGAAAGCGTTGAGGATGAGAGCACAGAGATCGAGATTGATGCCGCGTTGACCATCTCTTCGGATGAACGGTTGCGATCTTTGGATTTTGAACAGATGAGCACCGACGAGGTAGCCCGCGCCAAGAAGATCCTGGCGCAGATCTCGCTGCCGGTGCAGCCGATGTTGTCACGTCGTCTGATGGCGGCGAAACAGGGGGACCGGGCGGATTGGCGCCGCACCTTCCGCGAGGCGGCACGCCGGGGCGGTGATATCCAGTCCATTGCCCGCGCCAAGCGGCGTCATCGTTGGCCCAATCTGGTGGTGATCTGCGATATCTCTGGCTCGATGAGCCACTATAGCCGCATCGTGCTGCATTTCCTGCATGCGGTGGCCAATGCCAAAGGCGCCGGTTGGGCCCGGGTGCATGGCTTTACCTTTGGCACCCGGTTGACCAATATCACCCGCCACATGGCAACGCGCGACGTGGATGCCGCCCTGGCCGCTGCCGGGGCCGAGGCACAGGACTGGGAGGGCGGCACCCGGATTGGCGCTTGCCTGCATGAGTTCAACCGCGACTGGTCGCGCCGGGTCATGGGGCAGGGGGCGGTTGTGTTGCTGATTACCGATGGGCTTGACCGGGATGACCCAAAGGCGCTGGCCCATGAGATGCAGCGGTTGCACCTGTCGGCGCGCCGCCTGATCTGGCTCAACCCCTTGCTGCGCTGGGACGGATTTGCCGCCAAGGCTCAGGGCATTCGCGCCATGCTGCCCCATGTGGACAGCTTTCGCGCAGGCCACTCCATCGCCTCCCTCGAAGACCTGGCTGCGGTTATCTCGCGCCCGGAGGATAGCGGTGAAAAGGCGCGCCTGTTGTCCCAGATGGGGGTTCAGACCTAG
- a CDS encoding YeeE/YedE family protein: MPMNWKAGGLLLGLVFFLAVLLVKPIGVSTQFVILDGILGDVVNTELVTKTEEGYTSTNAYLAKSGGKYAKSVANPLNYSFVFVLAMALGGFTSMRLRGGLGAVERSVPALWRANFGEGPALRYAAVFLGGFIVLYGARLAGGCTSGHMMSGMMQTALSGYIFAAGAFAAAVPVSLILFKKEA; this comes from the coding sequence ATGCCAATGAATTGGAAAGCGGGAGGGCTCTTGCTGGGGCTGGTGTTCTTCCTGGCGGTGCTATTGGTCAAACCGATTGGGGTCTCGACCCAGTTTGTGATCCTGGATGGGATCCTGGGCGATGTGGTCAATACTGAACTGGTGACCAAAACGGAGGAGGGCTACACCTCAACCAATGCCTATCTGGCAAAGTCCGGCGGCAAATATGCCAAATCGGTGGCCAATCCGCTGAACTACAGCTTTGTCTTTGTACTGGCGATGGCGCTGGGCGGTTTTACCTCCATGCGGCTGCGTGGCGGGCTCGGCGCGGTCGAGCGCTCTGTGCCGGCGCTCTGGCGGGCCAACTTTGGTGAGGGCCCGGCGCTGCGCTACGCGGCGGTGTTTCTGGGCGGGTTTATTGTGCTTTATGGGGCGCGCCTGGCAGGGGGCTGTACCTCTGGCCATATGATGTCGGGCATGATGCAGACGGCGCTGTCGGGATATATTTTTGCGGCTGGTGCCTTTGCGGCTGCCGTCCCTGTATCCCTGATTTTGTTCAAAAAGGAGGCCTGA
- a CDS encoding YeeE/YedE family protein, translating to MTSIILALVIGAAFGAVLDRVGASNPSYIGKMLNLTNLNLAKTIMLAIGTGSVLMFGGQMLGLVDVGHMSVKSAYIGVFIGGLMLGAGWALAGYCPGTGVVAAASGRRDALFFIAGGLFGAAAYMLTYPSWKASGLLDSVAGGKVTLGAVPGAKYDGLTALPGDLLGLLLGAVFIILAFALPERIIGTGPVTQPAE from the coding sequence ATGACGTCTATTATCCTTGCACTGGTGATTGGGGCTGCCTTTGGGGCGGTGCTTGACCGGGTTGGAGCTTCCAATCCAAGCTACATTGGCAAGATGCTGAACCTGACCAATCTGAACTTGGCAAAAACGATCATGCTGGCGATCGGCACCGGATCCGTGCTGATGTTTGGCGGTCAGATGCTGGGCTTGGTGGATGTTGGTCATATGTCGGTCAAATCGGCCTATATCGGGGTCTTTATCGGTGGGCTGATGCTGGGGGCCGGCTGGGCGCTGGCAGGCTATTGTCCCGGCACCGGCGTGGTTGCAGCGGCCTCGGGGCGCAGGGACGCTTTGTTTTTTATCGCGGGTGGCCTGTTTGGCGCTGCCGCCTATATGCTGACCTACCCGAGCTGGAAAGCCAGCGGGCTGCTGGACAGCGTGGCTGGCGGTAAAGTCACCCTGGGCGCGGTTCCAGGGGCTAAATACGACGGCCTGACCGCGCTGCCTGGGGATCTGCTGGGCCTTTTGCTCGGGGCAGTCTTTATCATCCTCGCCTTTGCTCTGCCCGAGCGGATCATCGGCACGGGGCCCGTTACCCAGCCCGCAGAGTAA
- a CDS encoding XdhC family protein, whose translation MTQDTTSPASAAEIALDWHHAGRGAALATVVQTWGSAPRRVGAQLVVSGDGHLEGSVSGGCVEGAVVMEAQEALADGKHRVLEYGVSDGDAFAVGLACGGTIRILVEPVGGSMPVELLADLVAAQKARDQVAYEVNLTTGIGAVLREAYRERMRLDRSGVEEDGETFVAVHNPPLKLIVVGAVHIAQALVPMAQLAGYDPAVIDPRAAFASPDRFPGVTLLEDWPDEAVAALGLDARTALVLLTHDPKLDDPALEAGLRQKCFYIGALGSKRTHAKRVERMLAAGFGAQDIDRIHGPVGLDIGAAGPAEIAVAILAEMTAVLRGKTG comes from the coding sequence ATGACCCAAGACACCACTAGCCCCGCCAGCGCGGCGGAGATCGCATTGGACTGGCACCACGCCGGGCGCGGCGCGGCGCTGGCCACAGTGGTGCAGACCTGGGGGTCAGCGCCGCGCCGGGTTGGGGCGCAGTTGGTGGTCAGCGGCGATGGTCATCTGGAGGGCTCTGTTTCGGGCGGCTGCGTCGAGGGCGCCGTGGTGATGGAGGCGCAAGAGGCGCTGGCCGATGGAAAACACCGCGTGCTGGAATATGGTGTCAGCGATGGCGATGCCTTTGCCGTTGGGCTGGCCTGTGGTGGCACCATCCGTATTCTGGTCGAACCTGTGGGTGGATCGATGCCTGTGGAGCTGCTGGCGGATCTGGTGGCAGCGCAGAAGGCGCGCGACCAGGTGGCCTATGAGGTGAACCTGACCACGGGTATTGGCGCAGTGCTGCGTGAGGCCTATCGCGAACGGATGCGATTGGACCGCTCCGGGGTGGAAGAGGACGGTGAGACCTTTGTGGCGGTGCACAATCCACCGCTGAAACTGATTGTGGTGGGGGCGGTGCATATTGCCCAGGCGCTGGTGCCCATGGCGCAGCTGGCGGGCTATGACCCGGCGGTAATTGATCCACGCGCGGCCTTTGCCTCGCCCGACCGCTTTCCCGGTGTGACCCTGCTGGAGGATTGGCCGGATGAGGCCGTGGCGGCGTTGGGGCTGGATGCGCGTACCGCGCTGGTGTTGCTCACCCATGATCCAAAGTTGGACGATCCCGCACTGGAGGCGGGGCTGCGCCAGAAATGTTTCTACATTGGCGCCTTGGGCTCCAAGCGGACCCATGCAAAACGGGTTGAGCGGATGTTGGCGGCAGGCTTTGGCGCCCAGGACATCGATCGCATTCATGGCCCGGTGGGGCTGGATATCGGCGCTGCAGGTCCGGCAGAGATCGCGGTGGCGATCCTGGCCGAAATGACAGCGGTGCTGCGCGGAAAAACCGGATGA
- a CDS encoding molybdopterin-binding protein encodes MKFGTVQVAQAEGAILAHSMQAAQPPYGTGLCYRIPKGTFLTAQHLADLAAEGHGEITVARLQEGDLHEDVAALALAQALVPDEEGQGIRISGAGAGRVNLYALGAGVVRLKHAALEALNGVDPMITIATVPDYHRVDADGMIATIKIISYGVAAAALQRAGTGAAGALRILPPVYGSASLIETRVSRDIPPDKGRRAMAGRLQRMGVMLSERVIVRHDEAELASALAAAPGEVLLILTGSATSDAMDIAPQALRRAGGSVTRFGMPVDPGNLLFLGEYQGRPVIGLPGCARSPALNGADWVLERVLCGCAVSGADIAAMGVGGLLKEIPIRPMPRRSD; translated from the coding sequence ATGAAGTTTGGCACCGTCCAGGTCGCCCAGGCCGAGGGCGCAATCCTGGCCCATTCGATGCAGGCCGCGCAGCCGCCCTATGGCACCGGTCTGTGCTATCGTATCCCTAAGGGCACTTTTCTTACGGCGCAACACCTGGCGGATCTGGCTGCAGAAGGTCATGGCGAGATCACCGTGGCGCGACTGCAAGAGGGCGATCTTCACGAAGATGTAGCCGCTTTGGCGCTGGCACAGGCCCTGGTGCCGGATGAGGAAGGGCAGGGCATTCGCATTTCCGGTGCTGGTGCGGGACGGGTCAATCTCTATGCCCTGGGCGCGGGGGTGGTGCGGCTGAAACACGCGGCCCTTGAGGCGCTGAATGGTGTTGATCCGATGATCACCATCGCCACCGTGCCGGATTATCACCGGGTTGATGCGGATGGGATGATCGCCACCATCAAGATCATATCTTACGGGGTGGCGGCAGCGGCGCTGCAGCGCGCCGGGACTGGCGCGGCGGGGGCATTGCGCATTCTCCCCCCGGTTTATGGCTCTGCCAGCCTGATCGAAACCCGCGTCAGCAGGGACATCCCGCCGGACAAGGGGCGGCGGGCGATGGCGGGCCGGTTGCAGCGTATGGGAGTGATGTTGAGCGAAAGGGTGATCGTGCGCCATGACGAAGCCGAACTGGCCTCGGCGCTGGCGGCGGCTCCGGGCGAGGTGCTGTTGATCCTTACGGGGTCGGCCACCTCAGACGCCATGGATATAGCCCCGCAGGCGCTGCGCCGGGCCGGGGGCAGCGTGACCCGCTTTGGCATGCCGGTGGATCCGGGCAATCTGCTCTTCTTAGGGGAGTATCAGGGGCGGCCGGTGATTGGCCTGCCGGGGTGCGCGCGCTCGCCCGCGCTGAACGGCGCCGATTGGGTGTTGGAGCGGGTGCTGTGCGGCTGTGCCGTCTCTGGCGCGGATATTGCAGCGATGGGGGTTGGTGGCCTGCTCAAGGAAATTCCCATCCGTCCCATGCCGCGGCGCTCTGATTAA
- a CDS encoding (2Fe-2S)-binding protein — MTKVSMTVNGKPAHGDAEGRTLLSSFLREELGFTGTHVGCDTSQCGACVVHVNGVAVKSCTMLAVEAEGAEVATIEGQAAPDGTLNTIQQAFQDHHGLQCGFCTPGMVMSTAALLKGNPKPSEQEIREYLEGNICRCTGYHNIVKAIMAASGQDVSAIAAE, encoded by the coding sequence ATGACCAAGGTCTCAATGACCGTGAACGGTAAACCCGCGCACGGTGACGCAGAGGGCCGCACGCTGCTGTCGTCGTTCCTGCGCGAAGAACTGGGGTTTACCGGAACACATGTGGGCTGTGATACCAGCCAATGCGGTGCCTGCGTCGTGCATGTAAACGGCGTTGCGGTGAAATCCTGCACCATGCTGGCCGTCGAAGCCGAGGGCGCGGAGGTTGCCACCATCGAAGGCCAGGCGGCACCAGATGGCACGCTCAACACCATCCAGCAAGCGTTTCAGGACCACCACGGGTTGCAGTGCGGGTTCTGCACGCCGGGCATGGTGATGTCGACCGCAGCCCTGCTGAAAGGAAACCCAAAGCCCAGCGAACAGGAGATCCGTGAGTATCTCGAAGGCAATATTTGCCGCTGCACTGGCTACCACAATATCGTCAAGGCGATCATGGCCGCATCCGGTCAGGACGTCTCAGCGATCGCCGCCGAATAA
- a CDS encoding xanthine dehydrogenase family protein molybdopterin-binding subunit: protein MPKDGGPIESGIGASPKRREDVRFLTGTGNYTDDINLRGQAYVHFLRSDMAHGRINSIDTTAASAMPGVVRVFTGADFEGVGSIPCGWQITDKHGEVMQEPAHPVLAQGKVRYVGDAIAAVVADTAEQARDAAEAIELDMEELPAVIDMKAAVKDGATKVHDDLTSNLCYDWGFVEENKPAVEEAFANAAHVTTLELVNNRLIANPMEPRVAVGDFNRATGDSTLYTTSQNPHVIRLLMGAFVLGIPEHKLRVIAPDVGGGFGTKIFHYAEEAFCTFAAKALNRAVKWTSSRSEAFISDAHGRDHVSTIQLALDADNNFTALRTDTYANMGAYLSTFAPSVPTWLHGTLMAGNYKTPLIYVNVKAVFTNTVPVDAYRGAGRPEATYQLERVIDKAALELGVDPVTLRRQNFITEFPYATPVAVEYDTGDYNATMDKLEEIADFAGFAARRSASEAKGKVRGLGVNCYIEACGIAPSNLVGQLGARAGLYESATVRVNATGGLVVMTGSHSHGQGHETSFPQVIAEMIGIDESMVEIVHGDTANTPMGMGTYGSRSLAVGGSAMVRATEKIIAKAKKIAAHILEASDADIELKDGQFSVVGTDKSLAWGDVTLAAYVPHNYPLEDIEPGLEETAFYDPANFTYPSGAYACEVELDPETGKVSIERFAAADDFGNVVNPMIVEGQVHGGIGQGIGQALLEAAVYNEDGQLLSASYMDYAMPRADDLPFYQVDHSCQTPCTHNPLGVKGCGEAGAIGSPPAVVNAVVDALRSMGKDITHVDMPLSPARVWSAMNE, encoded by the coding sequence ATGCCTAAAGATGGTGGCCCTATTGAAAGCGGCATCGGCGCCAGTCCAAAGCGGCGCGAGGACGTCAGGTTCCTGACGGGAACCGGAAATTACACCGATGATATCAATCTGCGTGGCCAGGCCTATGTGCATTTCCTGCGCTCGGATATGGCGCATGGCCGGATCAATTCGATTGATACAACCGCAGCCTCGGCCATGCCTGGCGTGGTGCGGGTGTTCACTGGCGCTGATTTTGAAGGCGTCGGGAGCATTCCCTGTGGCTGGCAAATCACCGATAAACATGGCGAAGTGATGCAGGAGCCGGCCCACCCGGTCCTGGCTCAGGGCAAGGTGCGCTATGTGGGTGATGCCATTGCAGCCGTGGTTGCCGATACTGCTGAACAGGCGCGCGACGCTGCCGAGGCGATCGAGCTGGACATGGAAGAGCTGCCAGCGGTTATCGACATGAAAGCAGCGGTCAAAGATGGCGCCACCAAGGTGCATGACGATTTGACCTCGAACCTTTGCTACGACTGGGGGTTTGTGGAAGAAAACAAGCCTGCGGTTGAAGAGGCCTTTGCCAATGCCGCCCATGTGACGACGCTGGAGCTGGTCAACAACCGGCTGATTGCCAATCCCATGGAGCCACGGGTGGCAGTGGGCGATTTTAATCGCGCAACTGGCGACAGTACGCTTTATACCACCTCGCAAAACCCCCATGTGATCCGACTGTTGATGGGGGCCTTTGTTCTGGGCATCCCGGAGCACAAGTTGCGCGTTATTGCGCCGGATGTGGGTGGTGGCTTTGGCACCAAGATCTTCCACTACGCCGAGGAGGCGTTTTGTACCTTTGCCGCCAAGGCCCTGAACCGTGCGGTGAAATGGACATCTTCGCGATCAGAAGCCTTTATTTCGGATGCCCATGGCCGGGATCACGTCAGCACCATTCAGCTGGCTCTGGATGCGGATAACAACTTTACCGCGCTGCGCACCGATACCTATGCCAATATGGGCGCCTATCTGTCGACCTTTGCGCCCTCGGTGCCGACCTGGCTGCATGGCACCCTGATGGCCGGCAACTACAAGACGCCGCTGATCTATGTGAACGTCAAGGCGGTCTTCACCAATACCGTGCCGGTAGATGCCTATCGCGGTGCAGGCCGTCCCGAAGCCACTTACCAGCTGGAGCGGGTGATTGATAAGGCGGCACTTGAGCTGGGCGTCGATCCTGTCACGCTGCGTCGTCAGAACTTTATCACCGAGTTCCCCTATGCCACTCCGGTGGCTGTGGAATATGACACCGGTGACTACAACGCCACCATGGATAAGCTGGAAGAGATTGCCGATTTTGCGGGCTTTGCCGCGCGTCGGAGCGCCAGTGAGGCCAAGGGTAAAGTGCGTGGTCTGGGTGTGAACTGCTACATCGAGGCCTGCGGTATCGCGCCAAGCAACCTGGTTGGCCAGCTGGGCGCCCGGGCGGGCCTGTATGAAAGCGCCACAGTGCGGGTCAATGCCACTGGTGGACTGGTGGTGATGACGGGCTCTCACAGCCACGGGCAGGGGCATGAAACCTCGTTCCCGCAGGTGATCGCGGAAATGATCGGCATCGACGAGAGCATGGTGGAAATCGTGCACGGTGATACTGCGAATACGCCGATGGGCATGGGCACCTATGGCTCCCGCTCGCTGGCGGTTGGCGGCTCTGCCATGGTGCGCGCCACCGAGAAGATCATCGCCAAGGCCAAGAAGATCGCGGCGCATATCCTTGAGGCTTCGGACGCGGATATTGAGCTGAAGGACGGCCAGTTCTCGGTTGTGGGCACGGATAAGTCCCTCGCCTGGGGCGATGTGACTCTGGCGGCCTATGTGCCGCACAACTACCCGTTGGAAGATATCGAACCCGGCCTGGAGGAAACTGCGTTTTATGATCCGGCCAACTTTACCTACCCGTCGGGGGCCTATGCCTGCGAGGTTGAGCTGGATCCGGAGACCGGCAAGGTCAGCATCGAACGTTTTGCTGCGGCCGATGACTTTGGCAATGTGGTGAATCCGATGATCGTGGAGGGCCAGGTGCATGGCGGTATTGGCCAGGGGATCGGCCAGGCTTTGCTGGAGGCGGCCGTCTATAACGAGGACGGTCAGCTCTTGTCGGCCTCCTATATGGATTACGCCATGCCACGGGCGGATGATCTGCCGTTTTATCAGGTGGACCATTCCTGTCAGACACCCTGTACCCATAACCCCCTGGGGGTAAAAGGCTGCGGTGAGGCTGGGGCGATTGGCTCGCCACCGGCTGTGGTCAATGCGGTGGTCGATGCGCTGCGTTCGATGGGTAAGGATATCACCCATGTGGATATGCCGTTGAGCCCGGCGCGGGTCTGGTCGGCGATGAATGAATAG
- a CDS encoding FAD binding domain-containing protein — translation MYNFDVEKPTSIADAVAALGSDDEAQALGGGQTLIPTLKQRLASPSKLVSLSGIAEMQGVSVESGTVSIGGATPHGVVAAEAAAAYPALAALAGQIGDPAVRNRGTIGGSLANNDPAACYPAAALASGATIVTNAREIAADDYFDGLFTTVLEEGEIVTQVRMPVPEVANYQKFVQPASRFALVGVFVAKFAEGVRVAVTGASEEGVFRWSEAEAALNGNFSAAALEGLSVEADGMMADIHGSKAYRAHLIAVLTKRAVAAAS, via the coding sequence ATGTATAATTTCGATGTCGAAAAACCCACCAGTATCGCTGATGCGGTAGCTGCTCTGGGCAGCGATGATGAGGCCCAGGCGCTGGGCGGTGGGCAAACTTTGATCCCGACGCTGAAGCAGCGTTTGGCCAGCCCCTCCAAACTGGTCTCGTTGAGCGGTATCGCCGAGATGCAGGGCGTCAGCGTAGAGAGTGGCACTGTCAGCATTGGCGGCGCAACGCCGCATGGGGTGGTGGCCGCCGAGGCAGCTGCGGCCTATCCGGCGCTGGCCGCTTTGGCGGGGCAGATCGGTGATCCTGCGGTGCGCAATCGCGGCACCATTGGCGGCTCGCTCGCCAATAATGATCCGGCGGCCTGTTATCCGGCTGCCGCCCTGGCCAGTGGCGCCACCATTGTGACCAATGCGCGTGAGATCGCGGCGGATGACTATTTTGACGGGCTGTTTACCACGGTACTGGAGGAGGGTGAGATCGTAACCCAGGTGCGCATGCCTGTGCCGGAGGTGGCCAACTATCAGAAGTTTGTCCAGCCGGCCTCGCGCTTTGCCTTGGTTGGTGTCTTTGTTGCCAAATTTGCTGAGGGTGTGCGGGTTGCGGTCACAGGCGCCTCGGAAGAAGGGGTGTTTCGCTGGTCGGAAGCCGAGGCCGCATTGAACGGCAATTTCAGTGCCGCTGCACTGGAGGGCCTGTCGGTGGAGGCCGATGGCATGATGGCGGATATCCATGGCTCCAAAGCCTATCGGGCGCATCTTATTGCTGTGCTGACCAAGCGGGCCGTTGCCGCCGCCAGTTAA
- the infC gene encoding translation initiation factor IF-3, whose amino-acid sequence MARRPHNAPPQRDTGPRTNEKIRASEIRLIGADGENVGVVHPAKAMDMANEAGLDLVEISPNATPPVCKIMDFGKFKYEQQKRESEARKKQKIIEVKEVKFRPNTDTNDYEVKMRNVYKFLETGDKVKITLRFRGREMAHQNLGRQLLERVAEDVKELGKVENMPKMEGRQMVMMIGPLPQK is encoded by the coding sequence ATAGCCCGCAGACCTCATAATGCGCCGCCACAACGTGATACTGGCCCGCGCACGAACGAAAAAATTCGCGCCTCTGAAATTCGCCTGATTGGCGCTGATGGCGAAAATGTCGGGGTTGTGCACCCTGCCAAGGCTATGGACATGGCAAATGAGGCCGGTCTTGATCTGGTTGAAATTTCGCCCAACGCGACCCCTCCTGTCTGCAAGATCATGGACTTTGGTAAGTTCAAATACGAGCAGCAGAAACGGGAAAGCGAAGCGCGTAAAAAGCAGAAAATCATTGAGGTCAAAGAGGTCAAATTCCGGCCAAATACTGACACCAATGACTATGAAGTCAAAATGCGCAACGTGTACAAATTCCTGGAAACCGGCGACAAGGTGAAAATCACCCTGCGCTTCCGGGGCCGCGAAATGGCACACCAAAATCTGGGCCGCCAGCTGCTGGAACGTGTCGCCGAAGACGTCAAGGAACTGGGCAAGGTTGAAAACATGCCCAAAATGGAAGGCCGCCAGATGGTCATGATGATCGGGCCGCTGCCACAGAAATAG
- a CDS encoding mitofilin family membrane protein gives MKPIFVILGLGVVAAGGYFYVQSQKPAAPLAVEEQAPAAVEPVAEELTEETVAEQAEEVVEEAGSAVEEAVETATEAAESVVEQVTETATEAATEAGNAAAEAVGEAVEAGEAASEAASAAVEAATEAVTEGASSAVEAATETATDAADAATEAATDAASAVTETATETTEAATQAVTETATEAATETAAETSSAMEGMSKYLSQDGFDFDKVIEMINGSELDALKKTALSSALTKAKDNPEQLSAVLDQVKAALGL, from the coding sequence ATGAAGCCGATTTTTGTCATTTTGGGATTGGGTGTTGTTGCGGCAGGGGGCTATTTCTATGTCCAAAGCCAAAAACCTGCGGCCCCCCTGGCTGTAGAAGAACAGGCACCCGCCGCAGTCGAACCGGTTGCTGAGGAGTTGACTGAGGAAACCGTTGCAGAACAAGCGGAAGAGGTCGTCGAAGAGGCGGGCTCTGCTGTTGAAGAGGCGGTGGAAACGGCAACCGAGGCAGCGGAATCCGTTGTTGAGCAGGTGACTGAAACTGCCACAGAGGCAGCAACTGAGGCTGGCAACGCTGCCGCTGAAGCGGTTGGCGAGGCGGTTGAGGCCGGCGAGGCAGCATCCGAGGCGGCCAGTGCCGCTGTTGAGGCCGCCACTGAGGCCGTCACCGAAGGAGCCAGCTCTGCTGTTGAGGCGGCCACAGAGACCGCAACTGACGCAGCTGATGCAGCTACAGAGGCTGCAACTGACGCGGCCAGCGCTGTTACAGAGACCGCTACTGAAACCACAGAGGCCGCGACACAGGCTGTGACGGAAACTGCTACAGAAGCCGCGACCGAGACTGCTGCCGAAACCAGCTCTGCCATGGAAGGGATGAGCAAGTACCTCAGCCAGGATGGGTTTGACTTTGACAAGGTGATCGAGATGATCAACGGCTCAGAGCTGGACGCGCTGAAGAAAACCGCGCTGAGCAGTGCGCTGACCAAGGCCAAGGACAATCCTGAACAGCTGTCGGCTGTGTTGGATCAGGTGAAGGCGGCGCTGGGGCTGTAA